The sequence GGGCGCGCTGCCGGTCCCGCCCCCACGCGCCGAGCGTGTAGATCGCCGCGAACAGGGCGTACGAGGTGACCATCTGCTCCTGCGAGAAGCGCACCTGGGCGACGATGAAGGCCACCGAGATGAACACCGCGACCCACTCCGGAGCCCGGCGGCGCCAGGCCAGCGGCAGCGTGCACACCACCGTCCAGGCGATCTGCTCGCCGATCGGCGGGTTCCGGTGCGTGTGCCAGTACCCGTAGCTGCGCAGCAGGTACAGGTTGAGGACGGCCACGGCGGCGACCGCCACCCCGGCCCACAGGTCGGTCCGGCGCTGCTTGCGGGTCGGTCCCGGCCGTCGCCACTCTTCGACGTTCCACGATGGCATGCAGAGACCATCGCATGGCGCGCGGGCCCCGCGCATCGGGGTCGGCCGGTGCGGCGACCGGCTCGCCCGGCACGCGACGACGCCGCGGGGCGGCCGGCGCGCATGATCGGATCAGAAGACAGTCCAGGGCCCCGGCGGGTAACCGGGGCCCTGGCTTTTCAATTCTGTCACCGGCTCGACGGCCGGCTCAGGTGGTCGACCGGCTGCGTGCCGCTAGCAGTCGACCGGAGTGATGGGCATCGGCTGCGATCACCTCTTGTCGGGTCGGGGACGTGGTGATTTCGCGTAGCTGCGGTATCTCGTCCTCCTTCTCCAACTCAGCGTCTGTGCCAGTTGCGTGCCGGCCGTGACCGACACGTCAAAGGTAAGTCGCCCGCCAGAAAATTTCTAGGGTCGCCACTGTAGATTTTTTCGGTCATCTGCACCTTGACCTGCGGCGATACGGGAAAGCGTCAATGTCTGCCAGAGGCGTGGGGACCGGTCTGCGCCGGGTCAGACGACCCGGCGGACGATCGCCAGCAGCGACTCCTCGACGTCCTCGACCGGCCGCTCCGGCTGGAACACCAGCCAGTCCACCGCCACCACCAGCCCCACCCCGAACAGCGCCGCCGACGCCACCCGCACGTCCAGTTCCGGCGGCAGATCACCGGAGTCCACCCCGGCCTGGACGGTCTCCGCGATCACCCCGATCGCCTGCTCCCGGAGCAGGATCAGGGTCTGCTGCCACTCCCGGTTGGTCCGCCACATCTCGGAGATCAGCAGCTGGGCGAACGCCTGGTACCGGCGGATGTACTCCAGCTGCGCGCGGACCAGCGCACGCACCGCCTCCCGCGGCGGCAGACCGGCGACCGCGGTGCGGAACTCGTCGGTGAGCAGCCCGACCCCGTGCCGGAGCAGCTCCTCGAACAGATCGGTCTTGGACTTGAAGTTGTAGTAGACCGTGCCCTTGGCGACCTTGGCGCGCAGCGCGATGTCGTCCACCGTGGTCGCCGAGAACCCCTGCTCGGCGATCAGCTGCACCGCGGCCTCGTACAGCCTCTGCCGGGTGTCCCCCCGACGCCGGCTCCGCCCGTCCATCGCCACGAGCCCAGGCTAGAGGACCAGCTCGGGATGCAGGTCGGCGGCGCGC is a genomic window of Actinoplanes teichomyceticus ATCC 31121 containing:
- a CDS encoding TetR/AcrR family transcriptional regulator; amino-acid sequence: MDGRSRRRGDTRQRLYEAAVQLIAEQGFSATTVDDIALRAKVAKGTVYYNFKSKTDLFEELLRHGVGLLTDEFRTAVAGLPPREAVRALVRAQLEYIRRYQAFAQLLISEMWRTNREWQQTLILLREQAIGVIAETVQAGVDSGDLPPELDVRVASAALFGVGLVVAVDWLVFQPERPVEDVEESLLAIVRRVV